In Oscillatoria sp. FACHB-1407, the sequence ACGGTTTCCATCCGTCGTCAGGGCTTAATGGAGCAATACCGCTTAGGTGGCTCAGAACCCTTTCAACGGGTATATCTCAAAGAGCTTGCCACGATTTTGTAGGGAATGGGGAATGGGGAATAGGGAGTGGGGGGTTGCGATCGGGGTATGTCCAGAATTTTGTGTAAAACCTATCCTATCTTCGCTCTACCCCACCCGCGACTAAAGTGCGGGCTCATGGGGTGAAGTCTGCTAAAGCAGACTGGCAGTAGTTTTCAGTCCGCTTTAGTGGACTTTGAAAGGTAGCCCGCCACTGACGTGCGGGCGGATGGGAACGGTAACAGACATACTCTAATTGACGTACCCTTTGTTCTGCTCCCACCCACGACTAAAGTAGACTTTGAACTGACCTTTATCCTTCATCCTTTATCCTTCATCCTTTATCCTTTATCCTTTATCCTTCATCCTTCATCCTTTATCCTTCATCCTTCATCCTTTATCCTTCATCCTTTATCCTTCATCCTTCATCCTTCATCCTTCATCCTTTATCCTTTCCCTCTTCTTTCTTCTTTTTTCTCTCTTCCTTCTTCCCTCTTCTACTTCCCCTCCCCTAACCAGTCTCGCCACGCTGACCAATTCTCGACCAGCAAGGCTAATTCAGAGTAACCATCGGCTAAGGGATGGGCACCGTCATTTTGCGCCACCTCCCGCAGCCAAACTTGAGAGCTATACAACGGGCTAAACACATCTAAAAACGGCACCCCCAGTTGAGCGCAGACCTCTGCCAACTTTTCGGTGAGGTAAGCCGATCGCCAGTTTTGCTCTCGATCGGCGATCGGCACTGGGCTGACCATCAACACCGGAAACATCTGCCGTGCTTGGTCAAGGATTGTATGGGCGTTGCGGGCTGACACGTCTGATTCAACACGAGGTTTGCCCTCCTCCAGGGTGGTGTCGTTTACCCCAAAGGAGAAAATGACTCTGCCCTGGTTGGGGTCGGGCAGGCGACAGGCGACTTCGGATTGCCACCGTCGATGAATGTCGGTTGTGGTTTCTCGCCGTACCCCCAGATTGTAGTAGGTGATGTCATGTCCACGTTGGCGGGCTGATAGGCAGATACGTCCTGTCCAGCCCAGGTAAGTAGGATCTCCTGTGCCATTTACAAACGAGTCACCGACAAAACAAATCCGAAGTTCCATGAGGGTTGCCTATTGCTGTGAGATCCGCTTGACTTCTTGACCGCTCAACAGGTGATGAGCATCAGCTAATAACCCTGGAATTTTGTCGGCATGAGGGCTGCGGGTGAGGCACGATCGCAGATCGAGTTGAGTAATCCGATCGGCTTTGTTTCCTGGAAACCAGTGGCTCGCATTGCCTAGCATGTTGTAACGAGTTTTAGCGTAGTCAATCATGTCATAGGCGATCGCCAGGTTTCGTAACCACAGAATCGCCCGAATATTTACCTTGCCAGGGGTGTCTTCCAGTTTGGGCAAACCCACCTGCCAGGTCTTAAACCATTCCTCACCCAGACAATGGATCGCCTCTTGTTCCAGTCGCTGCAAAATGGGCGGCAAGATTTCATCGGCGCGGTCGAGGTAGTCCAATACTTTCAGGTGCTCGTCAAAATCACTGGGACGGGCTGCCCCAATGCTCAGGGTATGCACCTGGGAATGGCTCAAGCAAAACAAGTCGTTGAACACAATTGGACTCAGGGGAGAACACAAATTCACCAACTTCTGGGGTGGCTTATAGAGCATTCCGCCTTTGTCGGATGGGCTAATAATAAATACCCCCATATCGTGAGCCTGAGCCGCAGCGATCGCCTGCCAGTTGATCTGGTTGATGTAATACCAGTGCAAGTTGACGTAATCGAATTGATTAGTGGCGATCGCCTGCAAAATCACATCTGTGGGGGCGTGCGTCGAGAAGCCGATGAATCGGACTTTGCCCTGTGCCTGAAATCGTTGGGCAACCTCCAGACATCCCCCCGGACGCAGGCTATATTCCAGCAACTCAGGGGTATTGATGCCATGTAGCCCCAGCAGATCAACGTAGTCCAGGCGGAGGTTCCTTAATGACTGGTCAAGCGTACGTTGAAATTCCTTTGCATCGGCAACTGGAGACACCTTAGTTTGCACAATCAACTGCTCACGAGGCATTTTGGGCAAAATCTGCCCCAATTGCACCTCAGAGGTGCCATAACCACGCGCTGTTTCGATGTGGTTAATGCCAAGCTCAACGGCTCGACGAATCGTTGCTTCCAGGTTGTTTTGGCTACTTTGAGGAATTTGCCACCCCGGTACATCCTTCCAACTATGTTGATATCGCATCCCTCCACAAGAGAGAACGGGCATTGACAGTCCTGTTCGTCCAAATCGTCGATACTGCATAAAACATTACAAAGCGGCGATAGAAATCAGTTCTTTCACGAATGCCCCAGAGTGGACAAAACTCGCAATAATAAGGTTAGTTAACTTTTCCCTTAGACAGCAAGTCTCGTCACGTAGCTTCTTCCTTAGTAGCCGCAGAATGATGCATACGCAACCATTATCTGATGCCGGGAGAAATACGGATGTGCTGGCTTTGGCATTTTAGTTACAGCGTTAACGGGTGAATTCGAGAGAATAGACTGGGCTGAGCGATTACTACGCTCTAACAGTAAAGCCAATCCCATTACAGTCCTCTTCAGATTGGCATTTTCTCTCATCGCTGGATAAACCATTCAGGGAAATTACCCGTCTTTTGATTCACTCTTATGACCTGAGATTGCGTATGGACTTTACTGATTTAGATGATATAGAGACTTCGGTTAAGGATTTGTTGTCCTTAGCAAAAGTCGAATTAGAAGAAAAACGGTTACAACAGCAACGAGATGAACAGATTCAACAAAAGATAACGGAGATTAAACAACGGTTGGAGCCGCTGCTACATGAAGTTGAACAAATGTTAGGCGCACTCACCACTGAAGATTTTGTAGAAAGTATTACTCGTCGTAAGTTAGAAGAAAAAGCAGCCGATCTGCGACAACGCCTGGCAGATGCGCCCTTGTTGGCGGCTCAACAAATCGATCGCCAATTGATTTTGAATGAAGAACGATTATTAGACGAACGGTTGCTGGAGCAAGCAAATCGCTGGCGACGGGGGTTAAAACAAGATCTGCTCGATATGATTGCGGAGCAAAGCGACTTTTTTAGTGCGACGGATGCGGCGATCGCCATTCGGGGCTATATGAACGACCTCAAGGCGATCGGTTCTCTAGAAGAAGTAGTTGAGGCATTAATCAACCAGATCAACGCTAATAGCGAAGAGGGGCCTGTGGCTCGTCTGCGCGGTACCCACGAGCAAACCCTGATCTTCATCTACAACAAGGCTCTGGAAAACCGGGCGCGGGTTGAACGCAGCCACGAAGTTCAACCTAAAGTACGCCACCGCACCTCCGAAAAACGCCCCAATCCCTACACCAACTTAGAGGGTAAAGTGGTGATTTTTGGTGGGCACGATCGCCTCGAAACGGCGATTCGCAATCGGTTGCGTGACTCGAATGTGACGCTGGTCTGGTGTACGGCTCAATCGGGACCCCAAATTGCCGAACAAGCCGAAAGCCATATTTCCAGTGCTGACCTGATTTTGATTGTCACGGGGTATACCAGCCACAAATT encodes:
- a CDS encoding GDSL-type esterase/lipase family protein yields the protein MELRICFVGDSFVNGTGDPTYLGWTGRICLSARQRGHDITYYNLGVRRETTTDIHRRWQSEVACRLPDPNQGRVIFSFGVNDTTLEEGKPRVESDVSARNAHTILDQARQMFPVLMVSPVPIADREQNWRSAYLTEKLAEVCAQLGVPFLDVFSPLYSSQVWLREVAQNDGAHPLADGYSELALLVENWSAWRDWLGEGK
- a CDS encoding aldo/keto reductase; this encodes MQYRRFGRTGLSMPVLSCGGMRYQHSWKDVPGWQIPQSSQNNLEATIRRAVELGINHIETARGYGTSEVQLGQILPKMPREQLIVQTKVSPVADAKEFQRTLDQSLRNLRLDYVDLLGLHGINTPELLEYSLRPGGCLEVAQRFQAQGKVRFIGFSTHAPTDVILQAIATNQFDYVNLHWYYINQINWQAIAAAQAHDMGVFIISPSDKGGMLYKPPQKLVNLCSPLSPIVFNDLFCLSHSQVHTLSIGAARPSDFDEHLKVLDYLDRADEILPPILQRLEQEAIHCLGEEWFKTWQVGLPKLEDTPGKVNIRAILWLRNLAIAYDMIDYAKTRYNMLGNASHWFPGNKADRITQLDLRSCLTRSPHADKIPGLLADAHHLLSGQEVKRISQQ
- a CDS encoding DUF2325 domain-containing protein; translation: MDFTDLDDIETSVKDLLSLAKVELEEKRLQQQRDEQIQQKITEIKQRLEPLLHEVEQMLGALTTEDFVESITRRKLEEKAADLRQRLADAPLLAAQQIDRQLILNEERLLDERLLEQANRWRRGLKQDLLDMIAEQSDFFSATDAAIAIRGYMNDLKAIGSLEEVVEALINQINANSEEGPVARLRGTHEQTLIFIYNKALENRARVERSHEVQPKVRHRTSEKRPNPYTNLEGKVVIFGGHDRLETAIRNRLRDSNVTLVWCTAQSGPQIAEQAESHISSADLILIVTGYTSHKLTDKAMQAAQRCGKSPEMINTTGVIRVLEAIEYGLKTKLLARHLGSYSKPA